One window from the genome of Pararhizobium gei encodes:
- the phaZ gene encoding polyhydroxyalkanoate depolymerase: MFYQLYELNHAMMAPWRAAADAMRLAYANPLNPVSHTYLGRAAAAGLEVFERTTRRYGKPEFGLAETLIDDIAVSVRERIIWRQPFCNLLHFERSLPKTRAADPKVLIVAPMSGHYATLLRGTVEALLPHSDVYITDWIDARMVPLTEGQFDLDDYIDYVIEMLHVLGPDTHVVAVCQPAVPVLAAVALMEANDDPLSPSSMTLMGGPIDTRINPTAVNQLAKDKPITWFRDNVVMPVPFPQPGFMRPVYPGFLQLSGFMSMNLDRHVTATKDFFDHLVRNDGDAAEKHRDFYDEYMAVMDLTAEFYLQTVDVVFMRHALPKGEMMHRDQRVDTTAIRKVALLTVEGENDDISGVGQTNAAQTICTNIPDDMRLHYMQPDVGHYGVFNGSRFRREIAPRIVAFQRQHARSAKPVRRIIKGGKTA, from the coding sequence TACCTATCTGGGTCGCGCTGCGGCAGCTGGGCTGGAAGTGTTCGAGCGCACGACGCGCCGATACGGCAAGCCCGAGTTCGGGCTTGCCGAGACGCTCATCGATGATATCGCCGTATCCGTGCGGGAGCGCATCATCTGGCGCCAGCCGTTTTGCAACCTGCTCCATTTCGAACGGTCCCTGCCGAAGACGCGTGCCGCCGATCCGAAAGTGTTGATCGTGGCGCCGATGTCGGGCCATTACGCGACCTTGCTGCGCGGAACCGTAGAGGCTCTTCTGCCCCATTCGGATGTCTACATCACCGACTGGATAGACGCGCGCATGGTGCCGCTCACCGAGGGTCAGTTCGATCTCGACGATTATATCGACTACGTCATTGAAATGCTGCATGTTCTGGGGCCGGATACGCATGTCGTCGCGGTCTGCCAGCCGGCAGTTCCCGTGCTGGCCGCAGTGGCGCTGATGGAAGCGAACGATGATCCGCTGTCGCCCTCGTCGATGACGCTCATGGGCGGGCCTATCGATACGCGCATCAATCCAACGGCGGTCAATCAGCTTGCGAAAGACAAGCCGATCACCTGGTTCCGCGACAATGTGGTCATGCCCGTTCCCTTTCCGCAGCCTGGCTTCATGCGCCCCGTCTATCCGGGATTCCTGCAGCTTTCGGGCTTCATGTCGATGAATCTCGACCGGCACGTCACGGCGACGAAGGATTTCTTCGACCATCTGGTTCGCAACGACGGCGACGCAGCCGAAAAACACCGGGATTTCTATGACGAGTATATGGCCGTCATGGATCTGACGGCGGAATTTTATCTGCAGACCGTCGATGTGGTGTTCATGCGCCATGCCTTGCCGAAGGGCGAGATGATGCATCGTGACCAGCGGGTCGATACGACGGCAATCCGGAAGGTGGCGCTTCTTACCGTCGAAGGTGAAAACGACGATATTTCCGGCGTCGGCCAGACCAATGCCGCACAGACGATCTGCACCAATATCCCGGACGATATGCGTTTGCATTACATGCAACCGGATGTCGGCCATTACGGTGTTTTCAACGGTTCCCGCTTCCGCCGTGAAATCGCTCCGCGTATCGTTGCCTTCCAGCGGCAGCATGCCCGGAGTGCCAAACCGGTGCGTCGGATCATCAAGGGCGGAAAGACTGCCTGA
- a CDS encoding DUF2852 domain-containing protein has translation MNQTALIRPDWTPATIALMVLGFVVFWPLGLAMLAYILFGERLKTFKKDANATVDNVFSSFKWGGRSFRGAQYGTGNVAFDDWRDAELSRLEEERRRLDEMRTQFDDYVRDLRRAKDQEDFDRFMRDRDTGGSVPGFPGR, from the coding sequence ATGAATCAAACTGCATTGATCCGTCCGGACTGGACGCCCGCGACCATTGCTTTGATGGTGCTCGGTTTCGTGGTTTTCTGGCCGCTTGGTCTTGCCATGCTCGCCTACATCCTGTTCGGTGAGCGCCTGAAAACGTTCAAGAAGGATGCAAATGCAACCGTCGATAACGTTTTCTCATCCTTCAAATGGGGCGGACGCAGTTTCCGTGGCGCGCAATACGGCACCGGCAATGTTGCTTTCGACGATTGGCGCGATGCGGAACTCTCCCGTCTCGAAGAGGAACGCCGCAGGCTTGATGAGATGCGCACGCAATTCGACGACTATGTCCGCGACCTTCGCCGGGCGAAGGATCAGGAAGATTTCGACCGCTTCATGCGCGATCGCGATACAGGCGGCTCCGTCCCCGGTTTTCCTGGTCGCTGA
- a CDS encoding M48 family metallopeptidase, whose translation MFSLLQKPRKPRSPPPPVQRTLDVAGKKMPLTIRQSVRATRLTLRIEPGGRALKMTIPAGLSEREVNAFLDRHQGWLMTKLARFSGETVLEEGGMILLRGVAHRIERTGKLRGLTEAVMIDGESVLRVSGAPEHLHRRIADFLKKEARRDIEHFVTIYARMVGRRVKSLSFKDTRSRWGSCAADGALSFSWRIVMAPPNVIDYLAAHEVAHLREMNHGPDFWSLCEELCPAMNDAKRWLKRNGTMLHAIDFD comes from the coding sequence ATGTTCTCCCTGCTTCAAAAGCCGCGCAAGCCGCGTTCCCCACCACCGCCCGTGCAACGGACGCTCGACGTTGCCGGAAAAAAAATGCCGTTGACCATTCGTCAGAGCGTGCGGGCCACGCGGCTGACGCTGCGCATAGAACCAGGCGGCCGGGCTTTGAAGATGACGATACCGGCGGGTCTCTCGGAGCGGGAGGTCAACGCTTTTCTGGATCGTCACCAGGGCTGGCTGATGACGAAGCTTGCCCGTTTCTCCGGAGAAACCGTGCTGGAAGAGGGCGGTATGATCCTTCTGCGCGGCGTGGCGCACCGCATAGAGCGGACGGGCAAATTGCGCGGTCTGACGGAGGCCGTGATGATCGATGGCGAATCCGTGTTGCGGGTCAGTGGTGCGCCCGAGCATCTGCACCGGCGCATCGCCGATTTCCTGAAGAAGGAAGCGCGTCGCGACATCGAGCACTTCGTCACGATCTATGCCCGGATGGTGGGGCGGAGAGTCAAGTCTTTGAGCTTCAAGGACACCCGTAGCCGCTGGGGCTCCTGCGCGGCCGATGGTGCCTTGAGCTTTTCCTGGCGAATCGTCATGGCGCCGCCGAATGTGATCGATTATCTCGCTGCCCACGAAGTCGCGCATCTGCGCGAAATGAACCATGGTCCCGATTTCTGGAGCCTATGCGAGGAACTCTGCCCGGCGATGAACGATGCCAAGCGCTGGCTCAAGCGCAACGGTACCATGCTGCATGCCATCGATTTCGATTGA